The following are from one region of the Stenotrophomonas lactitubi genome:
- a CDS encoding N-acetylglucosamine-6-phosphate deacetylase, which translates to MTDTRSLHGRILTPLGWRRGQVQFDSHVRQLQVDDHSGGDDPQLPVILPGFIDLHVHGAAGVDLMQGGDVARTIARTHARFGTTTLLATTMTAGLDEIEYALQGVAATMAAPDADAACIAGVHLEGPFISPQRLGAQPNRTIEATVALVQQLHALAPIRVMTLAPEIGEHTALIPALSALGMRVQLGHSAGTYEEGVAALQAGASGFTHLFNGMTGVDHYQPGIAAAALAHAQYAEIIPDLQHIHPGVIRLAARAIPRLYAVTDATAATGMPDGEYALGEQRVHKCGGCVRLATGSLAGSALTMDQALRNLVQVGLELADASQRVSTFPADYLGLSDRGRIAPDARADLVVLDAELRLQQVVVGGRVIDLN; encoded by the coding sequence ATGACCGACACCCGCTCCCTGCACGGCCGCATCCTTACCCCGTTGGGCTGGCGTCGCGGCCAGGTCCAGTTCGATTCGCACGTGCGCCAACTGCAGGTGGACGACCACAGCGGCGGCGATGACCCGCAGCTGCCGGTGATCCTGCCCGGTTTCATCGACCTGCACGTGCATGGCGCGGCCGGCGTGGACCTGATGCAGGGCGGCGACGTGGCCCGCACCATCGCCCGCACCCATGCGCGCTTCGGCACCACCACCCTGCTGGCGACCACCATGACCGCCGGCCTGGATGAGATCGAGTACGCGCTGCAGGGTGTTGCTGCAACAATGGCCGCGCCCGATGCCGATGCCGCGTGCATCGCCGGCGTGCACCTGGAAGGCCCCTTCATCAGCCCGCAGCGGCTGGGTGCACAACCCAACCGCACGATCGAGGCGACCGTGGCGCTGGTGCAGCAGCTGCACGCGCTGGCGCCGATCCGGGTGATGACGCTGGCGCCTGAGATCGGCGAGCACACCGCACTGATTCCCGCGCTGTCCGCACTCGGCATGCGCGTGCAGCTCGGCCATAGCGCCGGCACCTATGAGGAAGGTGTGGCCGCATTGCAGGCGGGTGCTTCCGGCTTCACCCATCTGTTCAACGGCATGACCGGCGTCGACCACTATCAGCCTGGCATCGCCGCGGCTGCCCTGGCGCACGCGCAGTACGCCGAGATCATTCCCGACCTGCAGCACATCCACCCCGGCGTGATCCGTCTGGCCGCACGCGCGATTCCACGCCTGTACGCGGTGACCGACGCGACCGCCGCCACTGGCATGCCCGATGGCGAGTACGCGCTGGGCGAGCAACGCGTGCACAAGTGCGGCGGCTGCGTGCGCCTGGCCACCGGCTCGCTGGCCGGCAGCGCGCTGACCATGGACCAGGCGCTGCGCAATCTGGTGCAGGTGGGATTGGAACTGGCTGACGCGTCGCAACGCGTGTCCACCTTCCCCGCCGATTACCTGGGCTTGAGCGATCGCGGCCGCATTGCGCCCGACGCCCGTGCCGACCTGGTGGTGCTGGATGCGGAACTGCGCCTGCAGCAGGTCGTGGTCGGTGGCCGCGTGATCGACCTGAACTAG
- a CDS encoding MFS transporter has product MTAATAPAVPASTAPRWPVRYLLFIGGLGGLLYGIDIGIIAGALPYLEATASHAWQLSSQQLGFVVAAVLLGSVLSSLFAGMIADLIGRRGAMLLAGILFTASIPIMALASGYTPLLLGRLLQGVSGGLIGVVIPLYLAEVLSPERRGRGAAMFQLLLTVGLVLAALIGLYHAHAVDAAAEAVRSLPVAQQAQELFTVKDHAWRTIFWTCLAPGLLFCAGIFWLSESPRWLVRRGRIDDARRSLQRVLPAADVEPTLAQIQAPESSSSGKRDPLLSRRYVVPFVLACVVLACTQATGINSVLAYAVNILNQAGLSGSVANGADVAIKLLNAVMTVVALLLVDRKGRKFLLMLGSGGICVALLAAATLFFQAERGRADVQPQLQAAVSGDGLQLVLDDAQWQRLAGSVDREGRPLQLTVSYAYGDFTNVRALRSDNLTDRELRIERAGTVQPDSVIGAFFRTLHLNPFADPASAAQAPLRIEQARIGPIPPPAHGWAVATCILVFVAFFAVGPGVCVWLALSELMPNRIRSNGMSIALLINQFVSTTIAAIFLPTVGHYGYASMFLFWAGCTFVFFLVAALWLPETKGRSLEEIEAGFAR; this is encoded by the coding sequence ATGACCGCAGCCACTGCACCTGCCGTACCCGCTTCCACCGCCCCGCGCTGGCCCGTACGCTACCTGCTCTTCATCGGCGGCCTCGGTGGCCTGCTGTACGGCATCGACATCGGCATCATCGCCGGCGCCCTGCCCTATCTTGAAGCCACCGCCAGCCACGCCTGGCAGCTCAGCAGCCAGCAGCTCGGTTTCGTCGTCGCTGCGGTGCTGCTGGGCAGCGTGCTGTCCTCGCTGTTCGCCGGCATGATCGCCGACCTCATCGGCCGTCGCGGTGCGATGCTGCTGGCCGGCATCCTGTTCACCGCCAGCATCCCGATCATGGCGCTTGCGTCGGGCTACACTCCGCTGCTGCTGGGGCGCCTGCTGCAGGGCGTCAGTGGTGGCCTGATCGGCGTGGTGATCCCGCTGTACCTGGCCGAAGTGCTCAGCCCCGAGCGGCGCGGCCGCGGCGCGGCGATGTTCCAGCTGCTGCTGACCGTCGGCCTGGTGCTGGCCGCGTTGATCGGGCTGTACCACGCGCATGCCGTGGACGCCGCCGCGGAAGCGGTGCGCTCGCTGCCGGTAGCGCAGCAGGCGCAGGAACTGTTCACGGTGAAGGACCACGCCTGGCGCACCATCTTCTGGACCTGCCTGGCGCCGGGCCTGCTGTTCTGCGCCGGTATCTTCTGGCTGTCCGAATCGCCGCGCTGGCTGGTGCGCCGTGGCCGCATCGATGATGCCCGCCGCAGCCTGCAACGCGTGCTGCCCGCGGCCGATGTCGAGCCCACGCTGGCACAGATCCAGGCGCCGGAATCGAGCAGCAGCGGCAAGCGCGACCCACTGCTCAGCCGTCGCTACGTGGTGCCGTTCGTGTTGGCCTGCGTGGTGCTGGCCTGCACCCAGGCCACCGGCATCAACTCGGTGCTGGCCTATGCGGTGAACATCCTCAACCAGGCAGGCCTGTCCGGCTCGGTCGCCAACGGCGCCGACGTGGCGATCAAGCTGCTCAACGCGGTGATGACCGTGGTCGCGCTGCTGCTGGTCGACCGCAAGGGCCGCAAGTTCCTGCTGATGCTGGGCAGCGGTGGCATCTGCGTTGCCTTGCTGGCCGCAGCAACGCTGTTCTTCCAGGCCGAACGTGGCCGCGCCGACGTGCAGCCGCAGCTGCAGGCCGCGGTAAGTGGCGACGGCCTGCAACTGGTACTCGACGACGCGCAGTGGCAGCGTCTTGCCGGTAGCGTCGACCGCGAGGGCCGGCCGCTGCAGCTGACCGTGTCCTACGCCTACGGCGACTTCACCAACGTACGCGCCCTGCGCAGCGACAACCTGACCGACCGCGAGCTGCGCATCGAACGCGCGGGCACCGTGCAGCCGGACAGCGTCATCGGCGCGTTCTTCCGCACGTTGCACCTGAATCCGTTCGCCGACCCGGCCAGTGCCGCGCAGGCACCGCTGCGCATCGAGCAGGCGCGCATCGGCCCGATCCCGCCGCCCGCGCATGGCTGGGCCGTCGCCACCTGCATCCTGGTGTTCGTGGCGTTCTTCGCGGTTGGCCCCGGTGTGTGCGTATGGCTGGCGCTGTCCGAGCTGATGCCCAATCGCATCCGCTCCAACGGCATGAGCATCGCGCTGCTGATCAACCAGTTCGTGTCCACCACCATCGCCGCGATCTTCCTGCCGACGGTGGGGCACTACGGCTACGCCAGCATGTTCCTGTTCTGGGCCGGCTGCACGTTCGTGTTCTTCCTGGTGGCTGCGCTGTGGCTGCCGGAAACCAAGGGCCGCTCGCTGGAAGAGATCGAAGCCGGGTTCGCCCGGTAG
- a CDS encoding HdeD family acid-resistance protein, giving the protein MNSPLSPLLSAVGRSWWILLLYGLVALGFGIIAIGWPMSAAIALAWTLGVMAIVEGVISLLALVTGSSGASRGWLLLYVVASLGFGILAVINPLATASVLVLFLAAWLLVAGIYRIVFAIRVRKQIQGEWLLILSGVLAIVLGLLFAANPYAGVAVTTLWIGIGSLLYGVLQVLVAFKLRKLR; this is encoded by the coding sequence ATGAATTCCCCCTTGTCTCCCCTGTTGTCGGCCGTTGGACGCAGCTGGTGGATCCTGCTGCTGTACGGTCTGGTCGCGCTGGGCTTCGGCATCATCGCGATCGGCTGGCCGATGTCGGCCGCCATCGCGCTGGCGTGGACGCTGGGCGTGATGGCCATCGTCGAGGGTGTCATCAGCCTGCTGGCGCTGGTCACCGGTAGCAGCGGCGCCTCGCGCGGCTGGCTGCTGCTCTACGTCGTCGCCTCGCTGGGCTTCGGCATCCTGGCCGTGATCAATCCGCTGGCCACTGCCAGCGTGCTGGTGCTGTTCCTGGCGGCATGGCTGCTGGTGGCGGGTATCTACCGCATCGTCTTCGCCATTCGCGTACGCAAGCAGATCCAGGGTGAGTGGCTGCTGATCCTCAGCGGTGTGCTGGCAATCGTGCTGGGCCTGCTGTTTGCAGCCAACCCGTATGCCGGCGTGGCGGTAACCACGTTGTGGATCGGCATCGGCAGCCTGCTGTACGGCGTGCTGCAGGTGCTGGTGGCGTTCAAGCTGCGCAAGCTGCGCTGA
- a CDS encoding ComF family protein — translation MRLPLPSALGEPLQAAFCLLLPLRCLVCSERGHDSLDLCPACLAELPWAGRACLRCALPLPDEALPICGTCRDEPPAQTATHASLLYLPPVDQLLVRYKFHQDLAAGRLLAQLMLRNPPPWSCAPLVPVPLHRKRLRQRGYDQAAELCRLLQLPTWRGLYRRRHTAPQSERSAEQRRDNLFDAFDVRGAVPARLTIVDDVMTTGSTVLEIAETLRLVGAGEVRAWVCARVP, via the coding sequence ATGCGCCTCCCACTGCCTTCTGCCCTTGGTGAACCATTGCAGGCTGCCTTCTGCCTGCTGCTGCCCCTGCGCTGCCTGGTCTGCAGCGAGCGCGGCCATGACAGCCTCGATCTTTGCCCCGCCTGCCTCGCCGAGCTGCCGTGGGCGGGTCGCGCCTGCCTTCGCTGCGCGCTGCCGCTACCGGATGAAGCCCTTCCCATCTGCGGAACCTGCCGCGATGAGCCGCCAGCGCAGACCGCGACCCATGCCAGCCTGCTGTATCTACCGCCGGTCGATCAATTGCTGGTCCGCTACAAATTCCATCAGGATCTGGCTGCCGGGCGCCTGCTTGCGCAGTTGATGCTGCGCAACCCGCCGCCATGGTCGTGCGCGCCGCTGGTACCCGTGCCACTGCACCGCAAGCGGCTGCGCCAGCGTGGCTACGACCAGGCCGCCGAGCTGTGTCGCCTGCTGCAGTTGCCGACGTGGCGCGGGTTGTATCGTCGTCGCCACACCGCCCCGCAGTCCGAACGCAGCGCCGAGCAGCGCCGCGACAACCTGTTCGACGCCTTCGATGTGCGCGGCGCCGTCCCAGCGCGGCTGACCATCGTCGACGATGTGATGACCACCGGCAGTACCGTGCTGGAGATTGCAGAGACGCTGCGGCTGGTGGGTGCAGGGGAGGTGCGTGCATGGGTCTGCGCTCGCGTGCCGTGA
- a CDS encoding GNAT family N-acetyltransferase, translated as MDGLTLVKATAQDADVVFRLMQLYYFEASAWSDEEIRADGLYDCALADVRARLQEEPEWTRLLWLDGLLCGFVQVDDVEFQGRRVPELADLFILPKHRGKGIASAVVADLVRPTTGEWLLATFRKDHAAHAFWERNLAKMGMACSVPAGSEGTDFRLFLIRAIS; from the coding sequence ATGGACGGACTGACGCTTGTCAAAGCAACCGCGCAGGATGCGGATGTGGTCTTCAGACTGATGCAGCTGTACTACTTCGAAGCTTCGGCCTGGAGTGATGAGGAGATCCGTGCCGATGGTCTTTACGACTGCGCACTTGCCGATGTCCGGGCTCGCCTGCAGGAAGAACCCGAGTGGACCCGTCTGCTCTGGCTCGATGGCCTGCTGTGTGGATTCGTCCAGGTGGATGACGTCGAGTTCCAGGGGCGGCGCGTGCCAGAGTTGGCGGATCTGTTCATCCTTCCAAAACATCGCGGTAAAGGCATCGCATCAGCAGTGGTTGCAGACCTCGTGCGGCCAACAACGGGGGAATGGTTGCTGGCCACATTCCGCAAGGACCATGCAGCGCACGCATTCTGGGAGCGCAATCTTGCAAAGATGGGAATGGCTTGCAGCGTCCCAGCCGGGTCAGAGGGAACAGACTTTCGCTTGTTCCTGATCAGGGCAATATCCTGA
- a CDS encoding H-NS histone family protein: protein MVDRGMRCLTGNRDVLTLRSMTIDVEHLSLRELNALVTAAEQRRALVASRRPVAVVRRKLIAFAAQCGYTIEELIDTAPAEATAPARKPAARRKPGKVAAKYRDPDNKRNTWSGRGRMPRWLAEKTKHGRSPADFLIPGLGRSAARKTSTIGQKTVFKQG from the coding sequence GTGGTGGATCGTGGCATGCGCTGCTTGACAGGCAACCGGGATGTCCTGACTCTCCGCAGCATGACTATCGACGTTGAACACCTGAGCCTGCGCGAACTGAACGCCCTTGTGACTGCTGCCGAGCAGCGGAGGGCGCTGGTCGCCAGCCGCCGCCCGGTGGCCGTCGTCCGCCGCAAGCTGATCGCCTTCGCTGCGCAATGCGGTTACACGATCGAGGAACTGATCGACACCGCACCCGCCGAGGCCACGGCCCCGGCGAGAAAACCTGCCGCACGGCGCAAGCCCGGCAAGGTAGCCGCCAAGTACCGCGATCCGGACAACAAGCGCAACACGTGGTCGGGCCGCGGCCGGATGCCGCGCTGGCTTGCCGAGAAGACCAAGCATGGCCGTAGCCCCGCTGATTTCCTGATTCCCGGGCTGGGCCGGTCCGCCGCTCGCAAGACCAGCACGATCGGCCAGAAGACGGTTTTCAAGCAGGGCTGA
- a CDS encoding fasciclin domain-containing protein, whose translation MHALLQRIALTASLAVLCGTASVSFAADTVMVGGAAMYPNKTIVENALNSKDHTTLVAAVKAAGLVDTLNGKGPFTVFAPTNEAFAKLPAGTVDTLVKPEHKADLTKILTYHVVAGTHTSQQLMADAKKHGGTVSLKTVEGEPLTVKLHDGALWVVDAKGGKAAISIADVRQSNGVIHVVDTVLMPK comes from the coding sequence ATGCACGCTCTTCTTCAACGTATCGCCCTCACCGCCAGCCTTGCTGTGCTCTGCGGCACCGCCTCGGTCAGCTTTGCCGCTGACACGGTGATGGTCGGTGGCGCTGCGATGTACCCGAACAAAACCATCGTTGAGAACGCCCTCAACTCGAAGGATCACACCACGCTGGTCGCAGCCGTGAAGGCCGCCGGGCTGGTGGACACGCTCAATGGCAAAGGCCCGTTCACGGTCTTTGCGCCCACCAACGAAGCATTCGCCAAGTTGCCCGCAGGCACGGTCGACACCCTGGTCAAGCCGGAGCACAAGGCAGACCTGACGAAGATCCTGACCTACCACGTGGTTGCCGGTACCCACACCTCGCAGCAGCTGATGGCCGATGCAAAGAAACACGGCGGCACGGTGTCGCTGAAAACTGTGGAAGGCGAGCCGCTGACCGTGAAGCTGCACGACGGCGCGCTATGGGTGGTTGATGCCAAGGGCGGCAAGGCCGCTATCAGCATTGCCGATGTCAGGCAGTCCAATGGCGTGATCCACGTGGTGGACACGGTGCTGATGCCGAAGTGA
- a CDS encoding DUF3658 domain-containing protein, producing MNPHQNAATCRNAVLCSLADLPDGGVRLVLDDLRKSETAGMWQHRTFVTFKDYPPSMLADPESLSEAELADFGFFVLVRLLAVNGRLPDADDAPDSDADLTNEQRHRIASLTDEDLAWIDQQLLSHCDGQFRKVAYVVGTAMSLDAERQPGIPDVFYAGRVRTLVERGVLEAAGDLSRMRYSEVRRAR from the coding sequence ATGAACCCGCATCAGAACGCTGCAACCTGTCGCAACGCTGTGCTGTGCAGCCTGGCTGATCTGCCTGATGGAGGTGTGCGTCTGGTGTTGGATGACCTGCGCAAATCGGAGACTGCCGGTATGTGGCAGCACCGTACGTTCGTTACATTCAAAGACTATCCACCGAGCATGCTTGCCGACCCCGAAAGCCTGTCCGAAGCGGAGTTGGCTGACTTTGGCTTTTTCGTACTGGTTCGCCTTCTGGCTGTAAATGGCCGGTTACCTGATGCTGACGATGCACCGGACAGCGACGCGGACCTCACCAACGAGCAGCGGCACCGCATCGCATCGCTGACCGACGAGGACCTCGCGTGGATCGATCAGCAGTTGCTTTCCCACTGTGACGGCCAGTTCCGCAAAGTCGCCTATGTCGTGGGTACGGCGATGTCGCTGGACGCCGAACGTCAACCGGGAATTCCAGATGTGTTCTACGCAGGGCGTGTGCGCACGCTGGTGGAGCGGGGCGTCCTGGAGGCAGCAGGTGATCTGTCGCGCATGCGTTACAGCGAGGTACGAAGGGCACGCTGA
- the bioB gene encoding biotin synthase BioB yields the protein MATAIRHDWHHDELQALFDLPFPELLFRAAAVHREHFDPAQVQVSTLLSVKTGGCPEDCAYCPQAQRYSTGVNAQKLMDTDAVLAKARQAKAAGASRFCMGAAWRSPKDRDIPKVAAMIAGVKALGLETCATLGMLSGEQARALKDAGLDYYNHNLDTAPDYYDSIIHTRQYQDRLDTLGHVRDAGLKTCCGGIVGMGETRAQRVGLLLALATLPAHPDSVPINKLVQVAGTPLHGSAELDPFEFVRMIAVARIAMPRSMVRLSAGREAMSDELQALCFLAGANSIFYGDKLLTTGNPESERDMALFARLGLQPMAVQVDAGGHDHGGTVHADISADAPGCGCAHAA from the coding sequence ATGGCAACCGCCATCCGCCACGACTGGCACCACGACGAACTGCAGGCGCTGTTCGACCTGCCCTTCCCGGAACTGCTGTTCCGAGCCGCCGCGGTCCACCGCGAGCACTTCGACCCGGCCCAGGTGCAGGTCTCCACGCTGTTGTCGGTGAAGACCGGTGGCTGCCCGGAAGACTGCGCGTACTGCCCGCAGGCGCAGCGCTACAGCACCGGGGTCAACGCACAGAAGCTGATGGACACCGACGCGGTGCTGGCCAAGGCACGCCAGGCGAAGGCGGCCGGTGCTTCGCGTTTCTGCATGGGTGCGGCCTGGCGTTCGCCGAAAGACCGTGACATTCCGAAGGTGGCTGCGATGATCGCCGGAGTGAAGGCGCTGGGCCTGGAAACCTGCGCCACGCTGGGCATGCTCAGTGGCGAACAGGCGCGCGCGTTGAAGGACGCCGGCCTGGACTACTACAACCACAACCTCGATACCGCGCCGGACTACTACGACTCGATCATCCACACCCGGCAGTACCAGGATCGCCTGGATACGCTGGGCCATGTGCGCGATGCGGGGCTCAAGACCTGCTGCGGCGGCATCGTCGGCATGGGTGAAACGCGCGCGCAGCGCGTCGGCTTGCTGCTGGCGCTGGCCACGTTGCCGGCACATCCCGATTCGGTGCCGATCAACAAGCTGGTGCAGGTCGCCGGCACACCGCTGCATGGCAGTGCCGAGCTGGACCCGTTCGAGTTCGTGCGCATGATCGCCGTGGCGCGCATCGCCATGCCGCGTTCGATGGTGCGGCTGTCGGCCGGCCGCGAAGCGATGAGTGACGAACTGCAGGCGCTGTGCTTCCTGGCCGGCGCCAACTCCATCTTCTATGGCGACAAGCTGCTGACCACCGGCAACCCGGAAAGCGAGCGCGACATGGCCCTGTTCGCACGATTGGGCCTGCAGCCGATGGCGGTGCAGGTGGACGCCGGCGGTCACGACCATGGCGGCACCGTGCACGCCGATATCAGCGCCGATGCTCCCGGCTGCGGCTGCGCCCACGCGGCCTGA
- the bioF gene encoding 8-amino-7-oxononanoate synthase, with protein sequence MARPDLTARLQAQRALRDAQGRRRPRRTVTRRDGVRLEVDGRWLTGFCSNDYLGLAQQFSVVNALQDAAAREGAGAGASHLVCGHHALHDALEREVAEWLGYPRALLFGSGFAANLAVQQALLSEENDVCVQDKLNHASLLDATRLAGARLRRYPHLDAEGAMRQLKHAPDGAAMLATDGVFSMDGDIAPLRALSLVARLQQALFYVDDAHGVGVLGDGRGAVATAGLGVDDVPLQLVTLGKALGGSGALVLGREDLIEHLAETARPYIYTTAMAPALAASALEAVRLARRDHWRRAKLADLIALFRGEARRHGLDLMASETPIQPLLCGDDHTAVAMSQALEQAGWLVGAIRPPTVPEGKARLRVTLSALHTTEQVRGLVEAIAVARDRVAFAAREVLPPSLPALA encoded by the coding sequence ATGGCACGCCCCGACCTGACCGCCCGCCTCCAAGCCCAGCGCGCGTTGCGCGATGCACAAGGCCGTCGCCGCCCGCGGCGCACGGTCACCCGTCGCGATGGTGTGCGCCTGGAAGTCGATGGGCGCTGGCTGACCGGCTTCTGCAGCAACGATTACCTGGGCCTGGCCCAGCAGTTCAGCGTGGTCAACGCACTGCAGGACGCCGCCGCGCGCGAAGGTGCTGGCGCAGGTGCTTCGCACCTGGTCTGCGGCCACCACGCGCTGCATGACGCATTGGAACGCGAAGTGGCCGAGTGGCTCGGTTACCCGCGTGCGCTGCTGTTCGGCAGTGGCTTCGCCGCCAACCTGGCCGTGCAGCAGGCGTTGCTGAGCGAAGAGAACGATGTCTGCGTGCAGGACAAGCTCAACCACGCCAGTCTGCTCGATGCCACGCGGCTGGCCGGCGCGCGCCTGCGCCGCTACCCGCACCTGGATGCGGAAGGTGCGATGCGCCAGCTCAAGCATGCGCCCGATGGCGCGGCGATGCTGGCCACCGATGGTGTCTTCAGCATGGATGGCGATATCGCGCCGCTGCGTGCGCTGTCGCTGGTCGCGCGCCTGCAGCAGGCGTTGTTCTACGTGGACGATGCGCATGGCGTGGGCGTGCTTGGCGATGGCCGTGGCGCGGTCGCCACCGCCGGCCTGGGCGTGGACGATGTGCCGCTGCAGCTGGTCACCCTGGGCAAGGCGCTCGGTGGTTCCGGCGCGCTGGTGCTCGGCCGCGAAGACCTGATCGAGCATCTGGCCGAAACCGCACGCCCCTACATCTACACCACCGCCATGGCGCCGGCATTGGCGGCATCCGCGCTGGAAGCGGTGCGGCTGGCCCGACGCGATCATTGGCGGCGCGCGAAGCTGGCCGATCTGATTGCACTGTTCCGCGGCGAAGCGCGCCGTCACGGGCTGGATCTGATGGCATCGGAAACGCCGATCCAGCCGTTGCTCTGTGGCGACGACCACACCGCCGTGGCGATGTCGCAGGCGCTGGAACAGGCCGGCTGGCTGGTCGGCGCGATCCGCCCACCGACCGTGCCGGAGGGCAAGGCGCGCCTGCGCGTCACCTTGTCCGCGCTGCACACCACCGAACAGGTGCGCGGCCTGGTCGAAGCCATCGCCGTTGCACGCGACCGCGTGGCCTTTGCCGCGCGCGAAGTGCTGCCGCCGTCGTTGCCGGCGCTGGCCTGA
- the bioH gene encoding pimeloyl-ACP methyl ester esterase BioH — MHIEVTGHGPDLVLIHGWALQGGVFAPLVQRLADRFTLHLVDLPGHGHSRDDSTPLRLPFVVNAIAAATPPAVWCGWSLGGLFALHAAATLPKVRGLAMIAATPRFVRADDWPHAVEPSVFEQFGRDLAQDFSGTLERFLALDVMGSAHAREELRTLRQRLVERGAPTERALREGLQLLENTDLRGALPALGKPSLWIAGQRDRLVSPAAMQAAAALAPGGQSLTVAHGGHAPFLGHADEVAAALQHFVAGLSPADGGQ, encoded by the coding sequence ATGCATATCGAAGTGACCGGCCATGGGCCGGACCTGGTACTGATTCACGGCTGGGCCCTGCAGGGCGGCGTATTTGCGCCGCTGGTGCAGCGTCTGGCCGATCGGTTCACGCTGCATCTGGTCGACCTGCCCGGCCACGGCCACAGCCGAGACGACAGCACGCCGCTGCGTCTGCCGTTCGTGGTCAACGCCATTGCCGCGGCCACACCGCCGGCGGTGTGGTGCGGTTGGTCACTGGGTGGCCTGTTCGCGCTGCACGCGGCGGCCACGCTGCCGAAGGTACGTGGTCTGGCGATGATCGCCGCCACGCCGCGCTTCGTGCGCGCTGATGACTGGCCGCACGCTGTGGAGCCGTCGGTGTTCGAGCAGTTCGGTCGTGACCTGGCGCAGGACTTCAGTGGCACCCTGGAGCGTTTCCTGGCACTGGACGTGATGGGTTCGGCGCATGCCCGCGAGGAACTGCGCACCCTGCGCCAGCGCCTGGTCGAACGCGGTGCGCCTACCGAACGCGCATTGCGCGAGGGCCTGCAGCTGCTGGAGAACACCGACCTGCGCGGCGCCCTGCCCGCACTGGGCAAGCCCAGCCTGTGGATTGCCGGCCAGCGCGACCGCCTGGTCTCGCCGGCCGCGATGCAGGCCGCTGCCGCGCTGGCGCCGGGCGGACAGTCGCTGACCGTCGCCCATGGCGGCCACGCCCCCTTCCTCGGCCATGCCGATGAAGTGGCAGCCGCTCTGCAACACTTCGTTGCCGGCCTGTCACCGGCCGATGGCGGACAATGA
- a CDS encoding SDR family oxidoreductase → MDLGISGRWALVCGASKGLGLGCARALVREGANVVIVARGDAALQAAAAELRALPGAAEVRAIAADVTTEAGRAHALAACPQVDILVTNAGGPPPGDFRTFERDDWIAALDANMLAPIALIRATVDAMIERGFGRIVNITSSSVKAPIDTLALSNGARSGLTGFVAGLARRTVAHNVTINNLLPGQFDTDRLRANFAHAADQDGDVQAVAERRRQQIPAGRFGTPDEFGAACAFLCSAQAGYLTGQNLLIDGGAYPGTF, encoded by the coding sequence ATGGATCTGGGCATTTCCGGCCGCTGGGCACTGGTCTGCGGCGCCAGCAAGGGGCTTGGCCTGGGCTGCGCACGGGCGCTGGTGCGCGAAGGCGCGAACGTGGTCATCGTCGCCCGCGGTGACGCTGCGCTGCAGGCCGCGGCTGCGGAACTGCGCGCGCTGCCCGGTGCCGCTGAAGTGCGCGCCATCGCCGCCGACGTCACCACCGAGGCGGGCCGCGCCCACGCGCTGGCCGCCTGCCCGCAGGTCGACATCCTGGTGACCAACGCCGGTGGCCCGCCGCCGGGCGACTTCCGCACGTTCGAGCGCGACGACTGGATCGCTGCGCTGGACGCCAACATGCTGGCGCCGATCGCGCTGATCCGCGCCACCGTGGACGCGATGATCGAACGCGGCTTCGGCCGCATCGTCAACATCACCTCGTCATCGGTGAAGGCACCCATCGATACGCTGGCGCTGTCCAACGGCGCGCGCAGCGGCCTGACCGGCTTTGTCGCCGGGCTGGCGCGGCGCACCGTCGCCCACAACGTCACGATCAACAATCTGCTGCCCGGCCAGTTCGATACCGACCGCCTGCGCGCCAACTTCGCACACGCCGCCGACCAGGACGGGGACGTGCAGGCCGTGGCCGAACGCCGCCGCCAGCAGATCCCCGCCGGCCGCTTCGGTACGCCGGACGAATTCGGCGCCGCCTGCGCCTTCCTGTGCAGTGCACAGGCGGGTTACCTCACCGGGCAGAACCTGCTGATCGACGGCGGCGCCTACCCCGGTACGTTCTAA